In the bacterium genome, TTTGAAACAGCGTTATCCGTGTATTTTTGGAAAATTGATTGCATTTTTAAATGTTTTATGGGTTCTATATCAAGAGCGGTTAAAAATATTTTTTTGTATTCTTCCGGTATCCCTTTTACATCCTTTAATGAACCAGTTTTAATTATTTCTTTTAAAATCTGGGGAGTTAAAAAATTCTCTTCTTTAGCAATTTTTTCAAAAACAGGATTTATCTCAAGAAATTTAATTCCTTCAAGAACATTTCTTATAAAAGCAACTCCAAATATTGGTTCTATTCCACTTGAACAATTCGCAATTATACTGAGTGTTCCTGTAGGTGCAATTGTTGTTCTGGTAGCATTTCTTAAAGCATCAGTTTTTTTATAATAAATTGATTTTTCAAAATTCGGGAAAGACCCTTTTTCTCTTCCAAGTAAAACTGAATACTCAAATGCTTTTTCATTTATAAATTTCATCAATTCTTCCGCAAGAATAAAACTTTCATCGCTTCCATAGGGTATTTTCAGTTCAAGTAATAAATCAGCCCATCCCATAATTCCAAGCCCAATTTTTCTATTCCCTTTTGTTGCTTTTTCAATTTCAGGGATAGGGTAATTATTCGCATCAATCACATCATCAAGAAATCTGACAGCAATTTCTATAATTTTTTCAAGTTTTTCCCAATTTATTCTCCCATCCTCTATTATTTTTGTCAGATTTATTGACCCGAGATTACATGATTCGTAAAAAAGCAGAGGAGTTTCACCACAGGGATTTGTTACTTCTATTTTTCCCATTTCAGGAGTTGGATTGTGTCTGTTAATTTCATCAATATAAATAATTCCAGGATCTCCTGTTTCCCATGCACTCTGACATATCAAGTCAAAAATCTCATCAGCATAAACATCCCTGACCTTTTCTCCATTTCTTGGGTTTATAAGTGAGTATTTTTCTTTCTTTATAACCTTTTCCATAAATTCATCACTTGCACTTACAGAGATGTTAAAATTTGTAAGGATATTTTTTCTTTTTGAAGTTATAAATTCATAAATATCGGGGTGGTTATAACTCAAAATTCCCATATTTGCACCTCTTCTTTTTCCACCCTGTTTAACAATTTCCGTTGCTTTATCATATATTTCCATAAAAGATACAGGACCTGAAGCAACTCCTTTTGTAGAACCAACAATATCTCCTTTGGGTCTTAATTTTGAAAATGAAAATCCTGTTCCACCACCACTTTTATGAATTAAAGCCATATTTTTTAATGTTGTGAATATCCCATCAATAGAATCATCAACAGGCAGAACAAAGCATGCAGAAAGTTGACCGAGAGGTGTTCCTGCATTCATTAATGTTGGAGAATTTGGTAAAAATTCAAGATTTGCCATAATATTGAAAAATTCTTCTTCATATTTACTTTTTTCTTTTTCACATGATGCTACATATTTCGCGACTCTTCTGAACATTTCCTCAGGAGTTTCAATAATTTCTCCTTTTTCATCCCTTAATAAATATCTCTTTCTTAAAACATTTATTGCATTAATAGAAAGTTTGAGTTTATCCTCGACTCCAAGAATTTTTTTACTTTCTCTTATCTGTTTTCTTTTTTCTCTGTAAAGAATATATGCCTTTGCAACATTATAAAAACCGTTTTCAACAAGAACATTCTCTACAATATCCTGAACTTCCTCAACTGTTGGGATTTTTTCTTTATCTATTTTTTCTATGACTTTCTCCGTTAGTTTTATTGCAAGATTTAAATCGTCAATATTTTCTGATTTTAATGCTCTATATATCGCAAATTCTATTTTTTCTGGCAGGAACTCTACAATTGAACCATCTCTTTTTTTGATATATTCTACCATTGATTATAAAATACCTCTTTAAATTCTTATTGTCAATAAGATTTCTCTTTCAGGTTAAGACATAGTATCCAGGGATATAATATATGGGGAAGAAATATCTGGTTAAGAAGACATATAGAAGTATTTGTTCCAAAGAGTAAGAAAGAAGCAAAAAAGTTGATTAAAAAGATTTTTGAAAAAGGAGAATGGCGCTTGTCAAGATTTTTTTCTCGGATATCACCTCCTTTCCATACCGCAAGTTAAACAATTGTCTTATTTCATATTCATTCCCTTTATCTTACTGTTAATTCTCTAAATATATCCCTCTTTCTGCTAACATAAACTCATTAAATAATTCCTCAAAAAGTTTACACAACCCAACTTTCTCTTTGATTTACTTGCAAGAGACAGTGAAAATTTTTCAGAAGCAGAAATTGAACAAGCAATAATATCTGCACTTTTTGATGTATTTGTTGAAAACAGGGATTTGACTACAGAAGATATTATTAAAAACATTAAAAAAACAGTTCCAATCTCATTTACTATGAAAGAGGCAATTGAAAAAATAAGAGAATGGGCACGTAATAGAACTGTTCCTGCGAGTAAAGTTGAGGCAAAGGGTTTAACGGAAAGAGAAAGGAAACTTGAATTCTAAAAGGAATTATTTATGGAAGAGGATAGATTAAAAAAAATAGAAGGAGAAAAGGTAAAATCAGGAATTATAAAAAAGAAAAAAGAGAAAAGCAGATTTGAACATCTTGAAGTAGGAGATAAAAAAGATAAAAGGGATTAAGAAGTAAAATATTTCCCCTGTCCAAAATGTAAAAGAATTAATCAAAAGGGTAATTTATACTGTATTTATTGTGGATATGTTTTCCCTGAAGTTGCTGAAAAAACAGATTCAGAGTTAAATCCTTATGAAATAAAATGTCCTTCCTGTGGAAAAACAGGGAATAGAAACCAAAAAAGATGCATATGGTGCGGTTTTTGTAGAAAATGATGAGGATATTTTGAGAAAAGGAAGTTCTCTCGAAATTGTTATAGACGGTATCAGATATTCATCAAAAGACCCGTATCTGCCTGATTATATTAAAAAAGCACTTATAAGAATTAAAAAAGAAAATTTAAGTCCTGAGGAGATAGAAGTTAAAGAAATAAAAATGAAAAAGGCGGAAAGAAA is a window encoding:
- a CDS encoding adenosylcobalamin-dependent ribonucleoside-diphosphate reductase, with the translated sequence MVEYIKKRDGSIVEFLPEKIEFAIYRALKSENIDDLNLAIKLTEKVIEKIDKEKIPTVEEVQDIVENVLVENGFYNVAKAYILYREKRKQIRESKKILGVEDKLKLSINAINVLRKRYLLRDEKGEIIETPEEMFRRVAKYVASCEKEKSKYEEEFFNIMANLEFLPNSPTLMNAGTPLGQLSACFVLPVDDSIDGIFTTLKNMALIHKSGGGTGFSFSKLRPKGDIVGSTKGVASGPVSFMEIYDKATEIVKQGGKRRGANMGILSYNHPDIYEFITSKRKNILTNFNISVSASDEFMEKVIKKEKYSLINPRNGEKVRDVYADEIFDLICQSAWETGDPGIIYIDEINRHNPTPEMGKIEVTNPCGETPLLFYESCNLGSINLTKIIEDGRINWEKLEKIIEIAVRFLDDVIDANNYPIPEIEKATKGNRKIGLGIMGWADLLLELKIPYGSDESFILAEELMKFINEKAFEYSVLLGREKGSFPNFEKSIYYKKTDALRNATRTTIAPTGTLSIIANCSSGIEPIFGVAFIRNVLEGIKFLEINPVFEKIAKEENFLTPQILKEIIKTGSLKDVKGIPEEYKKIFLTALDIEPIKHLKMQSIFQKYTDNAVSKTVNLPYDATIEDVKEIFINGWKMKCKGITVFRYGSKTQQVLSYADTIEHELEYLILSEEMSSCSKGVCFY